From the Drechmeria coniospora strain ARSEF 6962 chromosome 02, whole genome shotgun sequence genome, the window GAGTGATAGCTGCCGCCGCTTCTTCGAGCCTTGGAGGCCTTGGCGGGCGAGCATGGCGATGGGGGAAACGGGAGCGGCTTGTCGAGCACGACCCCTGAATCGTGTGAATTGCGCACAGGCTTGGCTGCCTGCGACGAAGCCGGTGACGTGGCAGCGCTTGCGCGGCGGGAGCGAGGCGGTCGCTGCTTTGGTCGCAAGCTGTCGGCATACTCGTTGATGGTTGCGTTGGTGTTGTACCGAATGCAGGAATTCGCGGCCTCGAGAGGTGGTCCTGGAACCGTCGGCTTGTTGTTGACTTGACCTGTTTGCCTGCTCGACGGATGGGACTGGGTCATCGAGTGGGGAGACTGCCTTCCTGGTTGCGCTCGTGCTCTGACACTTGTCGACGATACGACCCTCGCCCTTGCCTCCTCGCACGAGATTTTGTTCCGCGAAGGCCATCCGTATTTGGATGCTCCCTCGGGCGGGAGGCGATACAACTTGGTCGTGTCCGGCTTCGTCGCTAGCAGCGGTTGAGCCTCCTTCTCCCGTACAGCTGCCGAGCGCACGCTGAGCATCCGCAGCAGCCTCGGGCTCTGCCCGATCTCGTCCACCTCATCGGTATCCTGCAGACACATCCCTTTCGCCAGTGCTGACAGGTCTGGCTCCTTTCTCCTATCTTGAGCCGAGGATGTGCCAGAGATGACCCCTTCATTCACGCCGAGTTGCGACAGCGGTCGGGATGGAGTCGACTTCTCGCTCCATTGTCTCCGACCACTCTCGCCGGGTTCGCTTTTCCTCCGATCGTGGTGCCAGGCTCTCTGGCCATGCTGCCTTGGgctttgccgccgtcgctgcggTTGGTGAACGGCTTCGGGCCACGACTCCCTGTCCGGGAAGCAGCTGAGTCTTTGCAGGAGTAACATTCTAAGGGGTGCGATGGAAGGGCGTGCTTGAAAATTGTCAATGCGTAATCAAGTGTCACTTCCTTCGGCGAGGGCACACGAACGTGTTGAATGGATCGCGATCAGCAGTCCTCAGCGGTCGCTCGTCAGATTCACTAACCTCTGCATGACTCACGTTTGAATACGACGCGAtggagaggggggaggggattCTGGGATCAAGCGTCAATTTATGCAATCTTTCGTGTCTGGCCGAATTGTTTTGGCTGGGAGAGGTGCCGACGGCTTGGAACAATCGCTGGACACGGTCGGCAACTCGTTGGGAACAAAGGGATCAAATTTTTCAGACGTCGTTCAGGGACGCAAGCCAGAGCAGTGAAGGGTCCGTCGAATCAGTGAATTGGCGAGCTTGGCTGCGTGCTCAGTCTCTACATATCTGGCCCGACTTCCGAGCGCATCCAATAATCGTACAGTGCCGGCGGATGGGGGGCGTCTCATAGCTCCTCCGTATCCATCTGGTCGGCGTTGGTGATGGTGCTGGCCTCCTTtttcggcatcgtcgcctccTTGTCAATCATCTGCCGCGACACCGACACGATGTTATCCTCAATGAGCTCCTGGCCGACATCCTCCAAATGTTTTTTCGGATCGAGCTTGCCGACGTATCGAGTCTTCAGCTGGTCCTTACTCagctccgtctcctccttgacACGCTTCTCGTAGCCGTCCGCTAGGCTGACTAATCTCTGCAGCCGCTCTTTGTTCTTCTCGCCTTCTGATCGGAAGTCGTCCATCTGCAGTGCTTCGGTCCAGACGTGCTTGTGCAGGTTCATCAGCATGTTCTCTTCCAGCGCCGTCTTGCGATAGTTGATGCCGATGGAGTAGTAGTGCCTGTTCAGTCCATGGATGAGGGCCTGTATCGATGGCTTGTTCAGGTGGCCTATGTTGCTTGTGCTCTGGCGCGGCTCCTGACGCATCATCAACAGCTGCGGGTTGATCAGGCGGAACGCATCGATGACGACCTTGCCCTTGACCGATTGGATGGgatcgatgacgacggccacggcgcggGAGTTCAGCTGCTCAAACGATTGTTGGGTGTTAATGTCAACCGACGATAGCCAGCAGCCAAAGCCGGGGTGAGAATGGTACCAGCCGACGACCGACTCGGGCCTGTCGCAGAATGCAGATTTAGCCTTCATGCCGGCACGGGCGAGCGGGGCACGTACCGTCCCGTCTGCCGCAACATGTCCATCATCTTGGTTTGAAATACGGgatcgacggcttcgacgctGACCCCCGTACCGCTCTGGGGCATGGCAAAGACGTCCATGACTTTGACGG encodes:
- a CDS encoding putative multidrug resistance protein; protein product: MERFSTLLGGGGMGLGGAAPGTDNTNLIDNSETVYISSLALLKMLRHGRAGVPMEVMGLMLGEFVDDFTVKVMDVFAMPQSGTGVSVEAVDPVFQTKMMDMLRQTGRPESVVGWYHSHPGFGCWLSSVDINTQQSFEQLNSRAVAVVIDPIQSVKGKVVIDAFRLINPQLLMMRQEPRQSTSNIGHLNKPSIQALIHGLNRHYYSIGINYRKTALEENMLMNLHKHVWTEALQMDDFRSEGEKNKERLQRLVSLADGYEKRVKEETELSKDQLKTRYVGKLDPKKHLEDVGQELIEDNIVSVSRQMIDKEATMPKKEASTITNADQMDTEEL